In Mesorhizobium sp. M9A.F.Ca.ET.002.03.1.2, the DNA window GAGCCGGCCGAAAGCGCCGTCTCTTCCTCCGCCGCCCGCACCAGCAAGGCGCCGGGGCCGTTATTGTGGCCAAGCGCGCGCCCGGCCTGGTTCAGCGTCGCGGCATTGCCGATCGCCTGTGCCGCACGGCGGGCGCGCAGCTTGCCGCCAAGGATCTCCAGCGACTTGGCCAGCCATATCGTCCAGGTGACGAAGGACGCAAAGGCCAGCCCGATCATCACCGCTTTCACGACGATGTCGGCCGCCATGAACATGCCCCATGGCGACAGGTCATGCGGCAGGGACGTTGCCGTCGAAGGACCAATCTCGACAGGCGTGGTCTCGGTGGGCGTGGTCACGCCGGGCTGCGTTGCCAGTGGCACGGCCGCGTCCGGCGCAGCCTCCCCAGGCGCGGGAGCGGGTGCCTCGATCACCGGGGCCGCGCCTGCCGGTTGCTCCTGGGCGGCGGTGCTACCGGCCGACAGGATGACGGATGCGATCAACGCGGCGAACAAACCATGTCTGGGCAAACCATGTCTGGACAAGGGCATCTTCCTTATTCTCATGAGTGGCCTCACTGCACATAGCCGATGGGCTGGCCGGTGACGGGGTGCGCGAAAACGCCCATCTCCACGCCGAAAATACCTTTGAGCACGTCGCCCTGCATGATCTGGTCGGGCGTGCCGCGCGTCAGCAGCCTGCCGTCCTTCAGTGCGATCAATTCGTCGCAGTAGCGCGCCGCCATGTTGGGATCGTGCAGCACGACCACGACGCATAGGTCGCGTTTGCGGCTGAGGTCCCTGACCAGCCCCAGCACCTCGACCTGATGGGCGATGTCGAGCGCCGAGATCGGCTCGTCGAGCAGCATGACGCCGGCATTCTGCGCCACCAGCATGGCCAGCCATGCGCGCTGCCGCTCGCCGCCGGACAATTCGTCCACCAGCCGGTCGGTAAAATCCGCCATGTCGGTCAGGGCAAGCGCCTCGTCGACATGGCGCCTGTCCTCATGCCCGAAACGGCCGAGCGCGCCATGCCAGGGATAGCGGCCGAGCGTCGCCAGTTCGCGCACGGTCAGGCCGGTCGCCGCCGGCGTCGTCTGCGGCAGATAGGCAAGCGCGCGGGCGAGTTCTCGGGCGCCCCACTGCACCAGCGGACGCTGCGCGAAGGTGATGCCGCCCGAGCTTGCCGGCTGCTGACGCGCCAAGAGCTTGATCAGCGTCGACTTGCCCGAGCCGTTGTGCCCGATCAGCCCGTAGACGCGCGCGCGTTGCAGCTCGAGTGTAACAGGACCGAGCAGCGTCCGCTCGCCGACAGCGAACCGCACCGCTTCGACGCGGAAGGCAGTCTGGGCATGAATTCCAGCCACGGTCTTGGCCTCTCTCCAGCTTCGCGCGCGCATTTCGAAATCCGGTTTGGGTAATCCGGTTTCGGCACCGATGCCCGGTTGACTATGAAACATGAGTTTACTAGTCAACAATGAAGATGACTTTTTGAGTCAACAAAATGTCGTGACGCGCCGTATTTGCGTCGAAATTCGAAAAAAGTGGGGCGTGCCGAGATGGTGGCTGGTTCAGGTCGCGGAACAATTCGAGATGAAATGGCCACGCGCCGGTACCTGCTGATCGCGGCGATATCGCTGCCGGCACTGCTTGGCAGCGGCCACGCCGTCGCGCAGGAAGCGACCACCACCCTCGACCCGATCAACGTCGAGGAACGCATCGAAGACGCTTGGGGGCCGGTCGAAGGTTATGTCGCTGGTCGCAGCGCCACCGGCACCAAGACCGACACGCCGCTAATCGAGACGCCGCAGTCGGTCTCCGTGGTGACGGCGGATCAGATCGCAGCGCAAGGCGCCGAGACCCTTGGCGGCGCGTTGCGCTACACGGCCGGCGTCACCGGCGAGCTGTGGGGCACCGACTTGCGCGGTTCTGGCCTGCAGATCCGCGGCTTCAACGTCTGGGACGAAGTCTTCTACGTGAACGGCCTCAGGATGAAGGGGTCGGACTTTTCCTCCTTCCTCTCGCTTGAACCCTATGGCGCCGAGCGCATTGAAATCCTGCGCGGCCCGAGCTCGGTGCTGTACGGCCAGAACAGCCCCGGCGGCATCATCAACTATGTCAGCAAGCGACCGACGGATGAGACTTTCCGCGAGATCGAGGTCAGCGCCGGCAGCTTCGACACCTATCAGGGCCAATTCGACATGGGCGGCAAGCTCGACGAAGCGGGCGTATGGAGCTATCGCCTGACTGGCCTTGCCCGCGAGGGCGAGTCCTATACCGACCATGTCGACAACGATCGCCTGTTCATCGCCCCCGCGCTCAAATGGCAGCCGGATGCCGACACCAGCCTGACGCTGCTCGCGGCGATCCAGAAAGACAAAGTCGGCTGGGGCATCCAGTTCCTGCCGGCGAACGGCACGGTGCTGCCCAATGGGAACGGCTCGATACCCCTGAACCGCTTTGTCGGTGAGCCCGATTTCGACGAATACAACCCGCTGATGGCCATGATCGGCTACGAGTTCGAGCACCGCATCAACGACACTTTCATGGTCCGCCAGAACGCCCGCTACTCCTATCTCGACAATGACGAGCAGTTCGGCGTGTTCGGCGCGGGCCTCGAGCCCGACGACCGCACCTACAATCGCTACGCCGATCTCGGCATGTCGACCTTCGGCAATTTCGCGATCGACAACCAGGTGCAGGCGGAGTTCGACACGGGCCCGCTAGCCCATCTGGTGCTTGCCGGGCTCGACTACCAATACACGGACTATAGCGACTATGGTGCCTCGGCCGAGATCGGCCCGATCGACATATTCGACCCGGTCTACGGCTCGCCGATCTCGGAGTTCACGCCCTATCTGGACAGGGACACCACGCACAGCCAGACCGGCATCTATGTGCAGGACCAGATCAAGCTCGACAATTGGGCGCTCACTGTCGGCGCTCGTCACGACTGGACGCGGACAGAGACGGTCGACCATCTCGCCGACGGCGCCGCCAGCGAGCAATCCGACAGCGCCACCACATGGCGCGCCGGTCTCGTTTATCTCTCCGACATCGGCCTCGCGCCTTATGTCAGCTATTCGACTTCCTACCTGCCGGAGCTAGAGCATAATCCCGCCGGGGCGCCTTTCGAGCCGGAGACCGGCGAGCAGTACGAAGTCGGCATCAAATATCAGCCGGTCGGTTGGAATTCGTTCATCACCGTCGCCGCCTTCGACCTCACCAAGCAGAACGTGGTTCGCCATATCGGCAATGATGCCTTCCAGACCGGCGAGATCCGCTCGCGCGGCATAGAGGTCGAAGGAGTCGCGAGCCTCGACAACGGACTCGACATAAAGGCTGCCTACGCCTACCTCGACACCGAGATCACCGACGACGGCGACGGGACCGAGGGCAATACGCCTTATGGCGTACCGCAGCATAGGGTCTCGCTTTGGGCGGACTACACGATCCAGAGCGGCGTGCTGGATGGACTGGGGCTGGGCGGCGGCATCCGCTACATTGGCGAGACCTACGGCGACGACGCCAATTCCTTCAAGGTGCCGTCGGTCACCTTGTTCGATGCCGCGGTCCACTACGAGTGGCAGAACGTAAAGTTCCAGCTCAATGCAACCAACCTATTCAACAAGGAGTACATCGCCTCCTGCTCGACTGCGGATTTCGGCTGCTATCCCGGAGAGGGCCGCAAGATCGCCGGTTCGATGAAGTATCGGTGGTGAGCAATACCGAATCGCGGCGCCATGTCGAGATCGCCGCTGGCTCGCTCACCAGGCGTGAGTGCATCGGGGCATTTGCTGCGGCGTGGTGTGGCATGGCGGCATTGCCGGCGCGTGCGGCACGGCCGCCGCGGATCGCCTGTCTCGAATGGACCTCGGCCGAGATGGTTATCTCGCTCGGGATCGGGCCGATGGCGGTCGCCGACACCAAGGGTTACCGTGACTGGGTCGTGGATCCGGCTCTTCCCGCCGGCTGCCTCGATCTCGGCTCGCGCGGCGAGCCCAATCTCGAACTGCTGACGGAATTGCGGCCCGACCTCATCGTCGGCGCCTATGGCTATGGCTTGGACGAAGCTCCGTTCAAGCGGATCGCGCCGCTGCACAGCGTGCCCTTCTACGATGGTACCGAAGCGCCTTATCGCCAAGCCGAAATTGAAACGCTGAAACTTGGCTCGCAGCTCGGCCGGGAGGTTGAGGCTCAGCGCCTGATCCAGAACACCGCGGCGACAATCGCCGATCTCAGGGCGCAATTTTCGGGACGGGCAGACGAACCGCTCGCGGTGGTCA includes these proteins:
- a CDS encoding ABC transporter substrate-binding protein — its product is MSNTESRRHVEIAAGSLTRRECIGAFAAAWCGMAALPARAARPPRIACLEWTSAEMVISLGIGPMAVADTKGYRDWVVDPALPAGCLDLGSRGEPNLELLTELRPDLIVGAYGYGLDEAPFKRIAPLHSVPFYDGTEAPYRQAEIETLKLGSQLGREVEAQRLIQNTAATIADLRAQFSGRADEPLAVVSLFDDRHVRVYGKGSLFEDVLDRLSLANAWTAPTDSWGFSTVGIEQLVAIGEARLISLDPIPPHVKIRIGQSSLWANLPCVKAGNARTIPPIWPFGGLAAAARFATFVARA
- a CDS encoding ATP-binding cassette domain-containing protein, which codes for MRARSWREAKTVAGIHAQTAFRVEAVRFAVGERTLLGPVTLELQRARVYGLIGHNGSGKSTLIKLLARQQPASSGGITFAQRPLVQWGARELARALAYLPQTTPAATGLTVRELATLGRYPWHGALGRFGHEDRRHVDEALALTDMADFTDRLVDELSGGERQRAWLAMLVAQNAGVMLLDEPISALDIAHQVEVLGLVRDLSRKRDLCVVVVLHDPNMAARYCDELIALKDGRLLTRGTPDQIMQGDVLKGIFGVEMGVFAHPVTGQPIGYVQ
- the exbB gene encoding tonB-system energizer ExbB, whose product is MPRHGLFAALIASVILSAGSTAAQEQPAGAAPVIEAPAPAPGEAAPDAAVPLATQPGVTTPTETTPVEIGPSTATSLPHDLSPWGMFMAADIVVKAVMIGLAFASFVTWTIWLAKSLEILGGKLRARRAAQAIGNAATLNQAGRALGHNNGPGALLVRAAEEETALSAGSLDHVSGEGLKERVTSRLSRIEAAAARRMSRGTGVLATIGSTAPFVGLFGTVWGIMNAFIGISQAQTTNLAVVAPGIAEALLATAMGLVAAIPAVVIYNVFARSIAGYRQILADASTGVERLVSRDLDFRTVAPAKPMAAE
- a CDS encoding TonB-dependent siderophore receptor is translated as MATRRYLLIAAISLPALLGSGHAVAQEATTTLDPINVEERIEDAWGPVEGYVAGRSATGTKTDTPLIETPQSVSVVTADQIAAQGAETLGGALRYTAGVTGELWGTDLRGSGLQIRGFNVWDEVFYVNGLRMKGSDFSSFLSLEPYGAERIEILRGPSSVLYGQNSPGGIINYVSKRPTDETFREIEVSAGSFDTYQGQFDMGGKLDEAGVWSYRLTGLAREGESYTDHVDNDRLFIAPALKWQPDADTSLTLLAAIQKDKVGWGIQFLPANGTVLPNGNGSIPLNRFVGEPDFDEYNPLMAMIGYEFEHRINDTFMVRQNARYSYLDNDEQFGVFGAGLEPDDRTYNRYADLGMSTFGNFAIDNQVQAEFDTGPLAHLVLAGLDYQYTDYSDYGASAEIGPIDIFDPVYGSPISEFTPYLDRDTTHSQTGIYVQDQIKLDNWALTVGARHDWTRTETVDHLADGAASEQSDSATTWRAGLVYLSDIGLAPYVSYSTSYLPELEHNPAGAPFEPETGEQYEVGIKYQPVGWNSFITVAAFDLTKQNVVRHIGNDAFQTGEIRSRGIEVEGVASLDNGLDIKAAYAYLDTEITDDGDGTEGNTPYGVPQHRVSLWADYTIQSGVLDGLGLGGGIRYIGETYGDDANSFKVPSVTLFDAAVHYEWQNVKFQLNATNLFNKEYIASCSTADFGCYPGEGRKIAGSMKYRW